One part of the Polycyclovorans algicola TG408 genome encodes these proteins:
- a CDS encoding tetratricopeptide repeat protein, whose protein sequence is MSPLGLGPAIVLAGLLLAGCGAQSQPAASMNIDRATTVSFAQRLAQADADVQAASLALEAAPEVADNAVALTEALLERAWLSGQYTDFVDADQALQRGRDAQGQTPSFCLVEARLKVTLHRLGLASAALERCGPFADPQMRERLEADLQFMRGDLSGALARVRGRLNAHPSVSLLVQMATLQEAAGAPEEAKALFRSAEDADHSGDPAQRAWLRLRRGHVALHQGRWEEARAVYLSADSALPGWWLIEEHLAEIEALMGESAAAEARYRSIIERTDLPEFMDSLAGLLTDQGRDDEAQTWIDRARDRYDQRLNRFPEAAAGHALDHFLQFDPSRALALAVANYAERPYAEPALGLARALVLSGQWPKALDLLKRHSAEGWASAEWRWVLGELLIMAADAQGEGHQQAALSLNPRAADMYGLALP, encoded by the coding sequence ATGTCGCCCTTGGGCCTCGGTCCGGCGATCGTGCTCGCCGGACTTCTGCTGGCGGGTTGCGGGGCGCAGAGCCAGCCGGCGGCCTCAATGAACATCGACCGCGCGACGACGGTTTCTTTTGCCCAGCGTCTGGCACAGGCCGATGCCGACGTTCAGGCCGCCAGCCTGGCTTTGGAAGCGGCCCCCGAGGTCGCAGACAATGCCGTCGCCTTGACGGAAGCTTTGCTCGAACGGGCGTGGCTTTCAGGCCAGTACACCGATTTTGTCGACGCCGACCAGGCCTTGCAGCGCGGGCGTGATGCCCAAGGCCAGACGCCCTCGTTTTGCCTGGTTGAGGCGCGCCTGAAGGTCACCCTGCATCGTCTTGGCCTGGCCTCCGCCGCGCTGGAACGCTGCGGGCCCTTTGCTGACCCGCAGATGCGCGAACGCCTTGAGGCCGATCTGCAGTTCATGAGGGGCGATTTGTCGGGGGCCTTGGCGCGGGTTCGTGGGCGGCTGAATGCGCATCCATCGGTGAGCTTGCTGGTGCAGATGGCCACCCTGCAAGAGGCCGCAGGCGCGCCGGAGGAGGCCAAGGCGCTCTTCCGAAGTGCCGAAGATGCCGATCACAGCGGCGATCCGGCACAGCGGGCATGGCTGCGGCTTCGGCGCGGGCATGTCGCCTTGCATCAGGGTCGCTGGGAGGAGGCTCGCGCGGTCTATCTGTCGGCCGACTCGGCGTTGCCGGGTTGGTGGCTGATCGAGGAACACCTTGCTGAGATCGAGGCGCTAATGGGCGAGTCTGCCGCTGCCGAAGCCCGCTATCGGTCGATCATCGAGCGCACCGACTTGCCCGAGTTCATGGATTCGTTGGCCGGGCTGCTGACAGACCAGGGCCGTGACGACGAGGCGCAGACCTGGATTGACCGCGCCCGTGACCGCTACGACCAGCGCTTGAACCGATTCCCCGAAGCGGCGGCGGGCCATGCGCTTGACCATTTTCTTCAGTTCGACCCCTCACGCGCGCTTGCGCTGGCGGTCGCGAATTATGCTGAGCGCCCGTATGCCGAGCCTGCCCTGGGCTTGGCCAGGGCGCTTGTACTCTCGGGTCAATGGCCAAAGGCGCTAGACCTGCTGAAGCGCCATTCGGCCGAGGGGTGGGCCTCTGCCGAGTGGCGATGGGTGCTGGGTGAGCTTCTGATCATGGCCGCGGACGCGCAAGGCGAGGGCCATCAGCAAGCGGCCCTGAGCTTGAATCCCCGCGCTGCGGACATGTACGGCTTGGCGCTTCCTTAG
- the gshB gene encoding glutathione synthase, translated as MPRTLGVVMDPIRAIKPYKDTTLALLLAAQRHGYALRYFEMGDLWVRDGLALGRGRALTVRDDNQDWFTLGDAATAPLGDLDALLMRKDPPFDMDFVNATYTLELAEAQGCRVVNRPQSLRDCNEKFFISRFPQCCAPTLIASDPITLRAFHAEHGDVIFKPLDGMGGAGIFRVGSDGLNLGAVIEALTAGRHLIMAQRYLPAIVEGDKRILMVDGEPVPYCLARVPMQGETRGNLAAGGSGRPQPLTDRDRWIAAEVGPALKRRGLLFVGLDVIGDYLTEINVTSPTCARELDAAYNLDIGGQLMTAISKLMGDA; from the coding sequence ATGCCCCGCACGCTCGGCGTCGTGATGGACCCCATACGGGCCATCAAACCCTACAAGGACACCACCCTCGCCCTGCTGTTGGCCGCGCAACGCCACGGCTACGCACTCCGCTATTTCGAGATGGGGGACCTGTGGGTCCGCGACGGCTTGGCCTTGGGTCGCGGGCGTGCCCTGACGGTGCGGGACGACAACCAAGACTGGTTTACCTTGGGTGACGCCGCCACTGCGCCACTGGGCGATCTCGATGCGTTGTTGATGCGCAAAGATCCGCCCTTCGACATGGATTTTGTCAACGCGACCTACACGCTGGAGTTGGCCGAAGCGCAAGGCTGCCGGGTGGTGAATCGGCCGCAGAGCCTTCGCGACTGCAACGAGAAGTTCTTCATCAGCCGCTTTCCGCAGTGCTGCGCGCCGACGCTGATTGCCAGCGACCCGATAACGCTGCGCGCGTTTCATGCCGAGCATGGCGACGTGATTTTCAAACCGCTGGACGGCATGGGTGGCGCGGGCATTTTTCGCGTCGGCAGCGACGGCCTGAACCTGGGTGCGGTGATTGAGGCGCTCACTGCAGGGCGGCACCTGATCATGGCGCAGCGCTACCTGCCGGCGATCGTCGAGGGTGACAAGCGCATTCTCATGGTCGACGGTGAGCCGGTTCCGTATTGCCTTGCGCGCGTGCCGATGCAGGGTGAAACGCGCGGCAACCTCGCCGCCGGAGGCAGCGGTCGCCCGCAGCCGCTGACGGACCGTGACCGCTGGATCGCCGCCGAAGTCGGGCCGGCGCTCAAGCGTCGCGGCCTGCTGTTTGTCGGGCTGGACGTGATTGGCGATTACCTCACCGAGATCAACGTCACCTCACCCACCTGCGCACGCGAGCTCGACGCCGCTTACAACCTCGACATCGGCGGGCAATTGATGACGGCCATCAGCAAACTCATGGGCGACGCTTGA
- a CDS encoding NusG domain II-containing protein produces MRRGPVLNGRITAADRVLLMLLFAAIGTCFAALWTPGGPATEAEIRVGGELRQTLNLSQPGEHHIDGYAGVSVLRVEPGKLRFVESPCRNRVCIHRGWLNTAGDSTACLPNRVSVSLRGHGPGAVDAVNH; encoded by the coding sequence GTGAGGCGGGGGCCCGTTCTCAATGGGCGCATCACCGCCGCCGACCGCGTGCTGCTGATGCTGTTGTTTGCGGCCATCGGCACCTGCTTTGCGGCACTCTGGACGCCCGGCGGCCCGGCCACCGAGGCCGAGATACGGGTGGGCGGCGAGCTGCGCCAGACGCTCAATCTCAGCCAGCCTGGCGAGCACCATATCGACGGGTATGCCGGCGTGAGTGTGCTGCGCGTCGAGCCCGGCAAGCTGCGCTTTGTTGAAAGCCCCTGCCGCAACCGCGTGTGCATTCACCGCGGCTGGCTCAACACCGCCGGCGACAGCACCGCCTGCCTGCCCAACCGTGTGTCGGTGAGCCTGCGCGGGCATGGGCCCGGCGCAGTCGATGCCGTCAACCACTGA
- a CDS encoding co-chaperone GroES encodes MSLRPLHDRVIVKRLEEDKKSAGGILIPDSAAEKPLKAEVIAVGSGKRTDDGKTHAVDVKVGDKVLIGKYSGTEVKVDGQDLVVLREDDIMAVFA; translated from the coding sequence ATGAGTCTGCGTCCTTTGCACGATCGCGTGATCGTCAAGCGTCTCGAAGAAGATAAAAAATCCGCCGGTGGCATTCTGATTCCCGACAGCGCCGCCGAAAAGCCCCTCAAGGCCGAAGTGATTGCCGTGGGTTCAGGCAAGCGCACCGACGACGGCAAGACCCACGCCGTTGACGTCAAGGTTGGCGACAAGGTGTTGATCGGCAAGTACTCCGGCACCGAAGTCAAAGTCGATGGCCAGGACCTCGTGGTCCTGCGCGAAGACGACATCATGGCCGTATTCGCCTAA
- a CDS encoding aspartate carbamoyltransferase catalytic subunit, with the protein MSAVSQLDDQGRLQHLLTLEGLPAATLTDLLDHADQYLDAGRNGDKKHASLLGRTVINLFFEPSTRTRTTFELAAKRLSADVLNLQVAASSTSKGETLFDTLKTLEAMQADMFVIRHDASGAAHFFAAHAAPGVAILNAGDGRHAHPTQGLLDLLTVRQRMGRIAGLKVCLVGDILHSRVARSAIHGLRTLGAAEIRVAAPPTLIPAGISALGAQVFHDLDAALDSVDVVMLLRLQKERMLGAFLPSLGEFHRDYGLTHQRAARLPDHAIVMHPGPINRGVEIEGDMAYGPRSVILEQVNNGIAVRMAVMDRILGARA; encoded by the coding sequence ATGAGCGCTGTCTCCCAACTCGATGACCAAGGTCGCCTGCAGCATCTACTGACCCTTGAAGGCCTGCCGGCCGCCACACTGACGGACTTGCTCGACCACGCCGACCAGTATCTGGACGCCGGCCGCAACGGCGACAAGAAGCACGCCAGCCTGCTCGGTCGCACCGTCATCAATCTGTTTTTCGAGCCCTCGACGCGCACCCGTACCACCTTCGAACTGGCTGCCAAGCGCCTGTCGGCCGACGTGCTCAACCTGCAGGTTGCCGCCTCGTCGACGTCCAAGGGCGAGACGCTGTTCGACACGCTGAAAACGCTGGAAGCCATGCAGGCCGACATGTTCGTGATTCGTCATGACGCGTCGGGCGCTGCACACTTTTTTGCCGCGCACGCCGCGCCGGGAGTGGCCATCCTCAATGCCGGTGACGGCCGCCACGCGCACCCGACGCAAGGCCTGCTCGACCTGCTGACGGTTCGCCAGCGGATGGGCCGCATTGCCGGACTCAAGGTGTGTCTGGTGGGCGACATTCTCCACTCGCGCGTCGCCCGCTCGGCGATCCACGGCCTGCGCACGCTGGGCGCGGCAGAGATTCGTGTCGCCGCCCCGCCCACCCTCATTCCCGCAGGCATTTCCGCCCTCGGCGCGCAGGTGTTCCACGACCTCGACGCGGCGCTGGACAGCGTTGACGTGGTGATGCTGTTGCGCCTGCAGAAGGAGCGCATGCTCGGTGCGTTTCTGCCCAGCCTGGGTGAATTTCACCGCGATTACGGCCTGACCCACCAGCGCGCCGCGCGGCTACCGGATCACGCCATCGTCATGCACCCCGGACCGATCAACCGCGGCGTCGAAATTGAAGGTGACATGGCCTACGGGCCGCGCTCGGTGATTCTCGAACAGGTCAACAACGGCATCGCCGTGCGCATGGCGGTGATGGACCGCATTCTCGGGGCCCGCGCATGA
- a CDS encoding acetyl-CoA C-acetyltransferase, with translation MAQARKVAIIGGARTPFARSNTAYATQSNMAMLTASLKGVVDKYQLHGEALGEVAAGAVLKHSRDFNLTREAVLSSGLAPETSAFDVQQACGTGLEAAIAIGNKIALGQIDSGIAGGVDTTSDAPIAVNDKLRKILLEANRAKTTGQKLAAIAKIRPSMLAPATPTNGEPRTGKSMGQHCEMMAQEWGISRQDQDLLAFQSHQKAANAYDAGFYSDLLVPFSGLKQDNNLRTNLTLEKLASLGLAFDKTSGKGTLSAGNSTPLTDGASAVLLGSDAWAKAHGLKVQAYLTHCETAAVDFVGKKEGLLMAPAYAVPRMLDRAGLTLQDFDFYEIHEAFAAQVLCTLNAWESKAFCKDRLNRSSPLGRIDRDKLNIRGSSLALGHPFGATGGRILATLAKIIDEAGGGRGLISICAAGGVGVTAIVERS, from the coding sequence ATGGCCCAAGCCCGCAAAGTCGCCATCATTGGCGGCGCCCGCACCCCCTTCGCGCGCTCCAATACCGCCTACGCCACGCAATCGAACATGGCCATGCTGACAGCCTCGCTCAAAGGGGTGGTCGACAAATACCAGTTGCATGGCGAAGCCTTGGGTGAAGTGGCGGCCGGCGCAGTGTTGAAGCATTCCCGCGACTTCAACCTGACCCGCGAGGCGGTGCTGTCCTCCGGTCTGGCGCCGGAAACCTCGGCCTTCGACGTGCAGCAGGCCTGCGGCACCGGCCTGGAAGCGGCGATCGCCATCGGCAACAAGATTGCGCTGGGTCAGATTGATTCGGGTATCGCCGGCGGCGTGGACACGACCTCGGACGCCCCCATCGCCGTCAACGACAAGCTGCGCAAAATTCTGCTTGAAGCCAACCGCGCCAAGACCACCGGGCAAAAGTTGGCGGCCATTGCCAAGATTCGGCCGTCGATGCTGGCCCCGGCCACCCCCACCAACGGCGAGCCGCGCACCGGCAAGTCGATGGGCCAACACTGCGAAATGATGGCGCAGGAATGGGGCATCTCCCGCCAGGATCAGGACCTGCTGGCCTTCCAGAGCCACCAGAAGGCCGCCAACGCCTACGACGCAGGCTTTTACAGCGATCTGCTGGTGCCGTTTTCCGGGCTGAAGCAGGACAACAACCTGCGCACCAACCTGACCCTCGAAAAACTTGCCTCGCTGGGACTGGCTTTCGACAAAACCTCGGGCAAGGGCACGCTCAGCGCCGGCAACTCCACCCCGCTGACCGACGGCGCCTCGGCGGTGCTGCTGGGCTCGGACGCCTGGGCCAAGGCCCACGGCCTGAAAGTGCAGGCTTACCTGACGCATTGCGAAACCGCCGCAGTCGACTTCGTCGGCAAGAAAGAAGGCCTGCTGATGGCACCCGCCTACGCTGTGCCGCGCATGCTCGACCGCGCCGGCCTGACGCTGCAAGACTTCGATTTTTACGAGATTCACGAAGCCTTTGCCGCCCAGGTGTTGTGCACGCTCAACGCCTGGGAAAGCAAAGCCTTCTGCAAAGACCGCCTGAACCGCAGCAGCCCGCTGGGCCGCATCGACCGCGACAAACTCAACATTCGCGGCAGCTCACTGGCCCTGGGCCACCCCTTTGGCGCCACCGGCGGTCGCATTCTCGCCACGCTCGCCAAGATCATCGACGAGGCCGGTGGTGGGCGCGGCCTGATCTCCATCTGTGCGGCGGGTGGTGTTGGCGTCACGGCGATTGTAGAGCGCTCATAA
- the ruvX gene encoding Holliday junction resolvase RuvX translates to MATLAFDVGHKRIGVAVGEALTGNARALPTLHPDDVAALDRLWRDWAPDTVVIGWPLTEDGETQPATALAASFALELQARFGATIYLCDERYSSRSADDRLRSARASGQLNRRVRKTDRDAESARVILEQWFQEAASGQLKRFSDSASPPPPA, encoded by the coding sequence ATGGCCACCCTCGCCTTCGATGTCGGGCACAAGCGCATTGGCGTGGCGGTCGGCGAGGCCCTGACCGGCAATGCCCGCGCGCTGCCCACCTTGCATCCGGACGATGTGGCCGCGCTGGACCGGCTGTGGCGCGACTGGGCACCCGATACCGTGGTGATCGGCTGGCCACTAACCGAGGACGGCGAAACCCAGCCCGCCACCGCGCTGGCTGCCTCCTTCGCGCTCGAACTGCAGGCACGCTTTGGCGCGACCATATATTTGTGCGACGAGCGCTACAGCTCGCGCAGTGCCGATGACCGCCTGCGCAGCGCGCGCGCCAGCGGTCAGTTGAACCGCCGGGTGCGCAAGACTGACCGTGACGCCGAATCGGCACGAGTGATTCTGGAGCAGTGGTTTCAGGAGGCGGCCAGCGGTCAATTGAAGCGCTTCAGCGATTCCGCATCGCCCCCGCCTCCCGCATAA
- a CDS encoding YqgE/AlgH family protein, with protein MSEFFKNQFLIAMPAMLDEHFSRTVSLLCEHNDHGAIGLVINRPMELKLVDVLKQMDLESDALDEDAPVFWGGPVQPERGFVIHDAPGGWESTLDLPGGLHITTSRDVLRALGTGTGPKNYVVALGFAGWDEGQLEEEVLSNAWLNTPVDQQILFQTPIEERWQAATRLLGVDITQLTQSAGHA; from the coding sequence ATGAGTGAGTTCTTCAAAAACCAGTTCCTGATCGCCATGCCGGCGATGCTGGACGAACATTTTTCGCGCACCGTGTCGCTGCTCTGCGAGCACAACGACCATGGCGCGATCGGCCTGGTGATCAACCGCCCGATGGAGCTCAAACTGGTCGACGTGCTCAAGCAGATGGACCTTGAGAGCGACGCGCTGGATGAAGACGCCCCGGTGTTCTGGGGCGGCCCGGTACAGCCGGAACGCGGCTTCGTCATCCACGATGCGCCAGGCGGCTGGGAATCGACGCTGGACCTGCCAGGCGGGCTGCACATCACCACCTCGCGCGATGTCCTGCGGGCGCTGGGCACCGGCACCGGTCCCAAAAATTATGTCGTGGCCCTGGGCTTCGCCGGCTGGGACGAAGGTCAGCTTGAAGAAGAAGTGCTGAGCAATGCCTGGCTCAACACGCCGGTTGATCAGCAGATCCTGTTCCAGACGCCGATTGAAGAGCGCTGGCAGGCAGCCACCCGGCTGCTGGGTGTCGACATCACACAGCTCACCCAGAGCGCCGGACACGCTTGA
- the groL gene encoding chaperonin GroEL (60 kDa chaperone family; promotes refolding of misfolded polypeptides especially under stressful conditions; forms two stacked rings of heptamers to form a barrel-shaped 14mer; ends can be capped by GroES; misfolded proteins enter the barrel where they are refolded when GroES binds), translating into MSAKEIKFGDDARARMVSGVNILANAVKVTLGPKGRNVVIDKSFGAPTVTKDGVSVAKEIELKDKFENMGAQLVKEVASKTSDAAGDGTTTATVLAQAILNEGQKSVTAGVDPMDIKRGIDKAVEAVTAEIKKLAVPCKDRKAIAQVGTVSANSDEAIGEIIATAMDKVGKEGVITVEDGSGLENELDVVEGMQFDRGYLSPYFINNQQSQQVELENPLILISEKKVSNIRELLPVLESVAKAGKPLLIIAEDVEGEALATLVVNNLRGILKVAAVKAPGFGDRRKEMLKDIAILTGGTVIAEDVGLSLEKVTIDDLGTAKKVQINKENTTVIDGAGESAAIEDRVNHIRRQIEDATSDYDKEKLQERVAKLAGGVAVIKVGAATEIEMKEKKARVEDALHATRAAVEEGIVPGGGVALVRAAAALESLKGANDDQTVGINILRRAIQEPLRMIVRNCGEESSVVLNKVREGKGNYGYNAGNNTYGDMLEAGIIDPAKVTRLALQNAASVAGLLLTTEAMIAEAPAKNDGPAMPAGGGMGDMGGMGGMGGF; encoded by the coding sequence ATGTCAGCAAAAGAAATCAAGTTTGGCGACGACGCCCGCGCCCGTATGGTGTCCGGTGTCAATATTCTCGCCAACGCGGTCAAGGTTACCCTCGGCCCCAAGGGCCGTAACGTGGTGATCGACAAGTCCTTCGGCGCCCCCACCGTCACCAAGGACGGCGTGTCGGTTGCCAAGGAAATCGAACTGAAGGACAAGTTCGAAAACATGGGCGCCCAGCTGGTCAAGGAAGTTGCTTCCAAGACCTCCGACGCCGCCGGCGACGGCACCACCACCGCCACCGTACTGGCCCAGGCCATCCTCAACGAAGGCCAGAAGAGCGTCACCGCCGGCGTTGACCCGATGGACATCAAGCGCGGCATCGACAAGGCGGTTGAAGCCGTCACCGCCGAAATCAAAAAGCTGGCCGTGCCCTGCAAAGACCGCAAGGCCATTGCCCAGGTCGGCACCGTGTCGGCCAACAGCGACGAAGCCATCGGCGAAATCATCGCCACCGCGATGGACAAGGTTGGCAAGGAAGGCGTCATCACCGTTGAAGACGGTTCCGGCCTCGAAAACGAGCTGGACGTGGTCGAAGGCATGCAGTTCGACCGTGGCTACCTCAGCCCCTACTTCATCAACAACCAGCAGAGCCAGCAGGTTGAGCTGGAAAACCCGCTGATCCTCATCAGCGAGAAGAAGGTTTCCAACATTCGCGAACTGCTGCCCGTGCTCGAAAGCGTGGCCAAGGCCGGCAAGCCGCTGTTGATCATTGCCGAAGACGTCGAAGGCGAAGCACTGGCCACCCTGGTGGTCAACAACCTGCGCGGCATCCTCAAGGTTGCTGCCGTCAAGGCCCCCGGCTTTGGCGACCGCCGCAAGGAAATGCTCAAGGACATCGCCATCCTCACCGGCGGTACCGTGATTGCCGAAGATGTCGGTCTGTCGCTTGAAAAGGTGACGATCGACGACCTGGGCACCGCCAAGAAGGTCCAGATCAACAAGGAAAACACCACCGTCATCGACGGCGCCGGCGAGTCGGCTGCCATTGAAGACCGTGTCAACCACATCCGCCGCCAGATCGAAGACGCTACCAGCGACTACGACAAGGAAAAGCTGCAGGAGCGCGTTGCCAAGCTCGCCGGCGGTGTGGCCGTGATCAAGGTCGGCGCTGCCACCGAAATCGAAATGAAGGAAAAGAAGGCCCGCGTCGAAGACGCGCTGCACGCCACCCGTGCGGCCGTTGAAGAAGGCATCGTCCCCGGCGGCGGTGTTGCGCTGGTGCGTGCCGCTGCGGCACTGGAAAGCCTCAAGGGTGCCAATGACGACCAGACGGTCGGCATCAATATCCTGCGTCGCGCCATCCAGGAACCGCTGCGCATGATCGTCCGCAACTGCGGCGAAGAGTCCTCAGTGGTCCTCAACAAGGTCCGCGAAGGCAAGGGCAACTACGGCTACAACGCCGGCAACAACACCTACGGTGACATGCTCGAGGCCGGCATCATCGACCCCGCCAAGGTGACCCGTCTGGCGCTGCAGAACGCCGCCTCGGTGGCCGGTCTGTTGCTGACCACCGAAGCCATGATTGCTGAAGCCCCCGCCAAGAACGACGGCCCGGCCATGCCGGCCGGCGGTGGCATGGGTGACATGGGCGGTATGGGCGGTATGGGCGGCTTCTAA
- a CDS encoding Gx transporter family protein codes for MSRATLSDAQIAGFAAIAVLVHLVEAGIPSPVPGIKPGLANVVTLIVWARWGLASAVWVTGLRVLVGSLLVGSFMAPGFWLATAGAALSLGALALASGWNRAVPRLPLTVVGVSALSAVAHVSGQFLLAWRVFVPHPGLLNLLPLLLVMALALGLVTGWLAQRLLLRLPTLATGGYTSPHE; via the coding sequence ATGTCGCGCGCCACCCTTTCTGACGCGCAGATTGCCGGCTTTGCCGCCATCGCGGTGTTGGTGCACCTGGTTGAAGCCGGCATCCCGTCACCGGTGCCCGGCATCAAACCCGGCCTGGCCAATGTGGTGACGCTCATCGTCTGGGCACGCTGGGGGCTGGCCAGTGCCGTCTGGGTGACCGGCCTGCGGGTGCTGGTCGGCAGCCTGCTGGTCGGCAGCTTCATGGCGCCCGGCTTCTGGCTGGCGACGGCCGGCGCCGCGCTCAGCCTCGGCGCGTTGGCGCTGGCCAGCGGCTGGAACCGGGCCGTTCCGCGCCTGCCGCTGACGGTGGTCGGCGTGTCGGCGCTGTCGGCGGTGGCGCATGTCAGCGGCCAATTCCTGCTGGCCTGGCGGGTGTTCGTGCCGCATCCCGGCCTGCTCAACCTGCTGCCGCTGCTGCTGGTCATGGCGCTGGCGCTGGGCCTGGTGACCGGCTGGCTGGCCCAGCGGCTGCTGCTGCGGCTGCCGACATTAGCGACGGGCGGATACACTTCGCCTCATGAGTGA
- a CDS encoding DUF4331 family protein, whose product MRRTIWPVALITGILGGAGGSWAADHAESPAADLDRAADIADIFVFRAPDRPDRIIGAVTFGGRPAPRARIDVEYCDRDVLYTVHIDKNADDVPDTDVLIRYGRDSSGRCGVRFENVPGVEARAIDGRTETVFTSPSGLRFFSGRRDDPFFFDPQGLAMTLMTFSADPDNPTGEIRFDPQRDGFGARNVTAVVFEMDEAALLQGAPTSSLRFWTTTSRFQD is encoded by the coding sequence ATGCGGCGGACGATTTGGCCAGTGGCCCTGATCACGGGGATCTTGGGGGGCGCAGGGGGAAGTTGGGCGGCGGATCATGCGGAATCACCCGCGGCCGATCTTGACCGCGCGGCGGACATCGCCGACATATTCGTGTTTCGCGCCCCTGACCGACCTGACCGGATCATTGGTGCAGTGACGTTCGGCGGTCGACCCGCACCAAGAGCGCGGATCGATGTTGAGTACTGCGACCGGGATGTGCTCTACACGGTCCACATCGATAAAAACGCCGACGATGTCCCGGACACCGACGTGTTGATCCGCTACGGGCGCGACAGCAGCGGTCGCTGCGGTGTCCGCTTCGAGAATGTTCCCGGCGTCGAGGCGCGCGCCATCGATGGCCGCACCGAAACGGTGTTCACCAGTCCCAGTGGGCTGCGGTTCTTTTCAGGGCGACGCGACGACCCGTTTTTCTTCGATCCGCAGGGACTGGCCATGACACTGATGACGTTCAGTGCCGATCCCGATAATCCAACGGGTGAGATTCGCTTTGACCCTCAACGCGACGGGTTTGGCGCGCGCAACGTGACCGCAGTCGTGTTCGAAATGGACGAGGCTGCGCTGCTCCAGGGCGCGCCCACCAGCAGCTTGCGGTTCTGGACCACCACCAGCCGGTTCCAGGATTGA
- a CDS encoding FAD:protein FMN transferase — protein sequence MDERLKQFFKRAAWGIALALLFVWLALRQPDHDRVHVEEFLGLGTLINVSVYLERGQTHDDFDAAMRDVRPTIKAYQQRWSVLTDGELTAVNQALAKGEAATVAAELQPLFARAAALSTASKGLFDVRVGQLVDLWGWNRQEAFASQPPATEAITTALAAIAKAPTLQAEKVGPAPGVQLNFGGIAKGDAAHEIAVLLDAAGFEHYLVNMGGDVVARGSKGDKAWRIGVRHPRPAKPDQPLMGILETDGSETIFTSGDYERYFEFEGQRYHHLIDPRTGQPAVGITSATVITPDAVLADAASTALFVAGPEGWRNTARAMDIEQAMVMLGNGEVWATRAFAERFQASTGVEVNVLP from the coding sequence ATGGACGAGCGCCTCAAACAATTCTTCAAGCGCGCCGCGTGGGGCATCGCGCTTGCGCTGCTGTTCGTCTGGCTGGCCTTGCGCCAGCCCGACCATGACCGGGTGCACGTGGAAGAGTTTCTCGGCCTCGGCACACTGATCAACGTCAGTGTTTACCTGGAGCGCGGCCAAACGCACGATGATTTTGACGCGGCGATGCGGGACGTGCGGCCGACGATCAAGGCCTACCAGCAGCGTTGGAGCGTGCTGACCGATGGTGAGCTGACCGCGGTCAACCAGGCGCTGGCCAAGGGCGAGGCGGCGACGGTTGCCGCTGAATTGCAACCCCTGTTCGCCCGCGCCGCAGCCCTGTCGACGGCCAGCAAGGGTCTGTTCGACGTGCGTGTCGGGCAGCTCGTCGACCTGTGGGGCTGGAACCGCCAGGAAGCATTCGCCAGCCAACCGCCCGCGACCGAGGCCATCACCACGGCGCTGGCCGCCATCGCCAAAGCGCCCACCCTGCAGGCTGAAAAGGTGGGGCCGGCACCCGGCGTGCAGCTCAACTTTGGCGGCATCGCCAAGGGCGACGCGGCCCACGAGATCGCCGTGCTGCTCGACGCGGCGGGCTTTGAGCACTATCTGGTCAACATGGGCGGTGACGTGGTGGCCCGCGGCAGCAAGGGTGACAAGGCCTGGCGCATTGGCGTGCGGCATCCACGCCCGGCGAAGCCCGACCAGCCGCTGATGGGCATTCTCGAAACCGACGGCAGTGAAACGATTTTCACCAGCGGCGATTACGAGCGTTACTTCGAGTTTGAGGGCCAGCGCTACCACCACCTGATCGATCCCCGCACCGGCCAGCCGGCCGTCGGCATCACCTCGGCGACGGTGATCACGCCCGACGCCGTCCTCGCCGATGCCGCCAGCACCGCCCTGTTCGTCGCCGGACCGGAAGGCTGGCGCAACACGGCGCGGGCCATGGACATCGAACAGGCCATGGTGATGCTCGGCAATGGCGAGGTCTGGGCCACCCGCGCGTTTGCCGAGCGCTTCCAAGCCTCGACCGGCGTCGAGGTGAACGTGCTGCCGTGA